TAGTTACCCCATATACATGTGGAAAATCAATAAGTAATCGAAAAGTATGCATAGTTACAAAAATTATCTTAGACAggttaattgaattaacattccATTCTACGTTTGTCATGCCATGTAGGTGTTGCACTACAATTACGTGTACATTACATTAGTACGTACCAATTAGATTTGGAACAAAAAAGAAGACGTTATCGTGTTCTGTTAGCGCCATGATATTTCTCTCTGGTTTTTACTGCAGCTCTTGGTTTGCAACGTTACTATAACAAACAGACGTTTGTATTGTACACTTAAATACTGATGATATCCTTCCGAAACCGCAATAGCTAATGATGACGACACCACGGATATTAGTAATGTTAATTGCTAATAACCGAGCCCCCACACTTTATTGTAAAGATGTGCTTAGTTGGACactgtttaaatttaaacaactaaatatatgatatttttattttgaacttttatttCCTTGGAATGCAATTTTAAAATGCTGAACGCATTTAACTGCAGTTTACTGGACTTTTTGTTCTACCAGAATTTTTCTTTCTGAAAGAGTTTCTACAACAAATTGGGTGTAGTACGTTCAGTGTATGGCACAACAAAGTCGAAAATAACATTGTCAGGGTGgcgacattttaaaaattaagacaCTGTTAATAGTACTTTTTTACTTCCTAAAGGAAAAACAATCCAATTGGGgaccataaataaaatttaagaaaactacCACAGTTTATGAGTATATCCTATGCCCTCTCAATTAATCTTTTCATCATAAATCGCAATAtcagtatttaaataaatgtatgatcGTAACTTTTAATTGCAACTCTGTAGGGAAATTTGCTCGTTCATCGCGAAGTTGAAACGAAACGAAAAAACCTCGAATAGATTTTCTGGTCACAGTCCTTGTGAATTTTGAGCAGACAATTTCGTGCATTAAAACCTTgtgaaaattgttataaaataacaaagaataataatttgacttaaaaaaacttgaaaaaactaaaagcaagtTATGAAAGGAACGCGTTGATGCAGAAAATGcgttgaaattttaactggctAAGGCAGAATGAAAAAAAAGTAGAAGAAGCATTGGtggcagtgtgtgtgtgtgtaaatgttcAAAGCAGAACAAAAAGTTGGAAATACGGCGTGAATGAAGAAACGTAAATGTAAGAAAAGGATTAGAGTGCGGGCAGAAAAGTAGTTAAAACGACGAAGTCAATGTATGTAGGATTTTGTGCGTAGCAGTTACCGATCTGCATTGTGCATTCAACACTACGCTTTACTACGATCATAAATATACTTGACGCAAAAAGGTTGACACATTTGTAAGCCATTAACGATATAAGTGAACTCATGACGCTAACGGGAAACTGTGTAAAGTAAGCGCAAAGGATAAGCTAAATAAGTTTGAGAATTAAATACAGAGGTTCAATCATTGCATATGACGTGTTTTCAAACCTCTACATTGTGAAAGATGAGGCAATCTCATGAAAGTCATGCGCATATTGTACGAAAGTCAAAGTTATTTCTGAAGTAATTTGACTGggatatgaaatatgatttgTGAATCAAGACTTAAGTTGTTTGTTGTGAAgagaactaaaaaaaattttacctgcACTAAAATTACCTCATTTTGTACGATCGCTTTTCGAAACCAATTTTAGGTGTATTtgccaaaatacaaaaaaaattaaaggaacaGGGTTGCAATATTGTCTCTCGTATGACAGATAGGAttaggtatttatttattagattGCTTACTCAATACAACTGCTAAAGTGAATATTTGCTGCTGTTTACAAATTTTGGCTCTATGCAAGTTTTAATTAGCTTAAAGTTTATTCCAAAAGACTTCTGAAATTATAACCATAAAAGTAATCTTTGTTTCCATTTTAGATTTTCGTACATATTGTTGCTTTTCTTCGATTCATATATTAGGTTGTAGTGTTGTCTCTTTTAATCAAATGTTGTTGCAGTATGCGGCATGTCGGCTCAAGCGATTGAAATggcgaagttttttttttcttttttttttgacaaatcgctattttttatgttttgctttGTGTATGTTACGCAGCGAAAAATCGtgtaaaatgatataaaaagttttttaaattcacagGAAAAGAAAAAGGAGCTtttcaaaactatattaaaataattattatgtattatatataattatggaAATAGATAGGTTAGTAATCATACAATCAGTATAGAAAATATTCTGATATGTGTTATTTGGTTTTCAGTGCAACTCTTTGacagtaaaatgaaaaattaaaaaaataataagtaaatcattaaaaagaaatactttGGCAGACAAGCAGACACAAAATCATTGATTGGTTACAAAGTGCTGGCACTGCAATTGTGGTTACATACGCAAACGTCGCCATAGCCACGTACGTCCGTGGCGGATACACCGGCATTGGACAACTATCTGGGTACTCACGCTAGTGGAATAgagcaaattattttaataacgaGCAGTGTATAGAATTACACATAATATTTAACATCACAACGTACATTTTTCGATTGTCgcaaaaaattcatattaagaATTTTGCATACGCTACGATTTGCGAGCTATCAAGCAAATACTAATTAGGCCATTTTAATGGCATTGGTTTGCCCATCTCCCCCTCTGATGCGGAAAAATGAACAATGAAATCAGTGGTAAGACTCTTCTATCCGTCACCGCATCGATCGCTGCTACCATCATACCTGACACACCTATTGTGTCCATAGCCGGTGCCACTTTAAGTGaaataaccacaacaacaacttcaaCGACAACAACACCGACTCccacaccaacaccaacatcTTTCATACCATCAAATAAAACCAACAAAGACCATATTAACGCCAATTTGCCAAACAATCCAATGTCTGATGCTGCTGTCGCCAAGTCAGCTGGAGGCAACGGTACCGCCGCTGCAAACAATACCACATCTAATACACCAGCAGATACAGGTGGTATCACCGGCAAAAATTCTTCACTAGAACATACCACTATTGTGAACATTGCCAATGCTGGAAAAACAGATGACGCCAATACAAATGCATCAACTGACACAAAGGTAAGTTTAATGCTGTGATGTACCTATATTTCATTAGTTCTAGTAGTGCTATTAACAGAATTAACTCACTTACTGCTACCAGTAATGTAAATGTGTAATTTAAGTTTGCGGTTCTTATACGAACGGTACGTAGTTGATATTTAAagtgtataaatatgtgtgagGACGAAGGCCATCATCACACAGCAGCTTGTATGGAAAGACAACTGCTAAtgaagtttaataaaaataaaaaaaaaccgtagGAAATCAATAGTGTGGCCTTAAAAACGTTCACCTTTCTCCTAGtacaaatatgcacatataaaaTCTGTTGTTTGTGCAGTTGTAACAGTCTTTCTCAGATATTTATCTAGCTTTTTCATTTCACAGaacattcataattttttttacgctAATTATTAATATCTTTCTAAATTCAGAAAATAAGTGATAGTGACGTATACTCGTACATAGTacgttcatatatatttatatttacatatatattatatttgccgaAGATAAGGCGATGTCATATGAACTGTATTATTTTATACTACTAATTTGATGGAAAATAATGGATGCGCTttctgtaatatatattttaatatagttATGGCTTCAAACTACAGACAGCTATAGAAACTAAAAATACTCTCTTTCTTAACCTTCAGCTTTTGATCCGTACTTTGATCGCAACAGCAACATCCAATCCGTTGCACCTAAATTTGACACACATTGCACAACGCAGTgtttagtttaataaaatttcaacttaTAGCTCTATTATTAACCGTCTCCACTTCAACGCATATATTCAATTTAGTAACTTAATGTGGTTTGTTGTTCAGTGCATGTATACCTTTATAAAGGgttcattattataaatatatgtatatatatttttaattatttcacatatgtacatacatacatgcacacaaatGAACATACTCTTTTGCATTGCCATTTGAAATACATAAgcatttattacaaaaactttTTCGTTTATAGTCCATACCCCTCCCTCCTTATTCCCACGAATACGTATTAATGGTGTCAAAACAGAATAATAACTAAGTTAAAACTGTTCGGTGATAGGTTTTTTTTTCTATCAGCACCTGATAGAAAAgaataaacatataaacatagaaAACCGCAATGCCCCGTTAGCGGTGAGCATTGCGACAACTCCCAATTACtgaaaagcaaaagcaacaCATGTCGAACACAACGGTTTGGTATGCTTGGTTCGGTGGAAAACGCACAGGCCGTTGGTTTTCCGGTGTATGTCCGTCCGGGAGCAAATAAAGGGGTACGGTGTTACGATTTAAAGGCAAACCAAAAACCGCATTACTGCAAGGGCAgagcaaataatataaaattgtttttttcatatGTCAAAAAAGTTTTACTGTGATCAACATCTTTagtgaaattattataaacacTTAAATGTGTAGGACGCATATAcgttaatgtgttttttttttcttctttcataTCGTATAAGTTAGTTGTagagaaaatattgcaaaaccAGTGtgcaaagaaaattataattataaactttgtagttttattttaaatgtactTTTATCGTGTGAACAATTAAcggattttaataaaatcaagtACCAAATACctactatatatgcatataatacgGTTATGATTCGCTTTACGTTTCGAgattttgaaatgaaataattattattacattatcATATAAatgtttctataatatatattttaagtaattgTGCGCTCTTTCTATACGATAGCgagaaatttacaatttttcttaagttttaaataaattttctcttCGTTATTACAGAAATCTGATATCTCCGATTTAGAAGAACCTGAGTTAAAAAAGTTACTCGACGAGGCCTACAATTACAAGACACCCAAGGACAAAAAAGATAAAAGCGAAATATTCTTGGTTggcaaacattaaatttaacattaaaaacTAATACTTAATTAAAATCGTATTATGTATATTGCAGGATTTGCTGCAGAAGGTGGAAAATGAAGATCTGGGCATAACATCGACACGTACAGATAGTCATCGTCATCATCCGCATTCACAGAGTCGTCATCAGCAGAAGCAGGGTGGCTCATTGCAAGATCTATTACAGCTGCCATCCGATTATCGACGCCAAAATCATACATCACGTCACAAGAAAAACACGTCTGTGTCTTCACGTCAACGTGAGGGTGGCAGTTTACCCAGCAACGTCAATGTGGCCAATTGCTTGCTAAGCAGCTTTGGCCAACAATCGTCCGTATACACGGATAAACGTGTGCGTCGCGGTATTTTACCAGGCGTGGAAAGTGCTACTGTTGCTTTGAACAGCAATAAGACATTGGTCGGCGTAGTTGGTCTGGCTGTTAGCGATCCAAACGCCAATTGTTTGCTAAATAGCTTTGAACAGCAGACACCTGTCTACGCGGATAAACCTGTTCGTCGCATACTTGGTCTTGCTGGTGGTGATCCCAACGCAACTACTGGCGGTACAGGTACCAGTGGCAGTGCTGGCACGAATTCGGTAGGTGTATGCAGTAAGGACAGTGGCAACAGTGTTGGTGCTAGCGTGACAAGTGTCATTGGTGGCGCTGGGAATATGGCGACCACAGCGAGTGGCCATAGTGTTGGTGGCACGATGGCAACTGGCGCGGGTATTGTTAATAATCCAGTAAAAACTGCCAATTCCATTAGTGGTAGTAgtgattatattattaatattggcGATATGATCGATattcaacagcagcagcaaattTTACCATCAAAAGCACAAGATGGCGGGCAGGTAATACATATAACatgattttcatatttttgcatattttatactTACAATATTGTTTTACTTTATCACAATATATAAGGGCTTGCCGTATTATGAACGTGTAGATATTGATATGCGCATACCGCGTCCAAATTTGCACCGTGGCGAGGGTGTGGATTTCGCACCAGCACACTCCCATCATTATGTCGACGAAGTAATTCGTTTTCATCAAATCGATGGCGGCGATGGTAGTTTGTGTGAGAGTGGTGAAGTAGCCATTTCAGTTAATAATCTTGGCAACAAACTCAAGTCGGCGGCTGCGTCCTGTTCCCTCCCGATGCCGTTAGACGAGCGTTACCGGTCCATTAAATCGGTGATGGGTGAGAAGGGCGACAACGCCGGCGTCAGTTTGAATGCAGCAGTTACAGCAAAGTCGTCCGGAACCATAACAGCAAACAGTGGTGTTGCCATCAGCAATTCAAGTAATAATTCAGCTGGCGGTGTCGGCACCAACAGTATCGGTATTGGCAGCTACACAAAATCACTACCATTATCGGTAAGTTGTAATACAATGCGAAAATAATTGAGAACCTAAAACTTAATATGTGTTATTTTTACTGCGCCAGCGTCAGACTGACGAGAACGGCAACGACTGCGAACGTCAGCAGCacaatagcagcagcagcagcagcattaCTGTTAGTGCAGGTCAATCGCAGGCGAAGGCCAAAGCTAAGAAGAAGCCGCAAAAGGATAACACCATACCTGTCGATGTTGAGAATGAGGCTGGTTACCGCGGCAAGGATCCAGTCGAGGTATTGCTGAAGTTCATAGAGGAGGATAGCAAGCAGAGTGGTAGTGGTGGCAGCAAATTCgccgaaaataataaaaagaaagaacGCAAAAAGGAGAAAGTGAAACAgagtaaaataaagaaaagcaaTTCGCTGGAGGAGTTGCGTAGTTGTGCCAAGATCGATGTTGGCGAACTTAAACAATCGGCTGCCACAACTGAGAGCAACAATGTCACAATGCGCAACAAAGGCAGTGGTGGTGGCGGCGGCAAGGGTGGCAAGAATAATTCTGCCTCAATAgctgatataaataaaaactttgacGGTGGCAGCAAGGAAGGCGCAAACACTTCGCCAACTAGCGGTGGCAAGTCAACGACTGTCGTTGCCACCAATGCAAATACAACGGCGAGCAATCGCAAAGGCGAACGACGTTCATGGGGCACGGAGGAGTTGCAATATTTGGGCACTGAAGGCAGTGTTGGCGGTGCTGGCAGTAACAGTGGCTCCGTTGCTAGTAGCGGTGAGGACAAGGTGAAGGAGAAGAAAGATAAAAAGAGTAAGGAGAaggataaagataaagataaagaacGCGATGTCGAAAAAGATAAAGGCAAGGAGAAGGAGAAGGATAAAGAAAGTGATAGGCAGGATAAACTGACAAATAATAAGCTTGACGGCAATACAAAACTGGATAAACATGATAGAAATGATAAAATTGAAAAGGCAGAAAAGCAGGAGAAAATTGAAAAGCTTGAGCGTACCGACAAGTTGGAGAAACGCAAAAGGTCCGAGAGCATTATGCATACTCCGATTGCCAACTCGGTGGAGCGTCAAGATGCCGGTACCCCGATATTCTCGGCAATCGACTTATTGTCTATGAATGCGCTGATATCCGAGACGGCCGAATTTCATGTGGTTACCAAAAAGAAGAAGCCAAAGAAGCAGCGCGCTTCCATTGACGAAACTCATTTTACACAAAACTCGAattataacaacagcaacaacaacagtggccACAAcagctataataataataataataataattgtggCACAACTATGCGAGCGCACAATATGGTATTAAATGCAcagaaaaataacaacaacagcaataacaataacaataataataatgtgtcacaacaacaacaacagcagcagcagcagcaacaatcacGTTATAAATACCATAACAATAATGCGCATGGATTTAACTCTTATGGCAATGGTGGTGGCAGTggcagtaacaacaacagcttCGGCGAAGATGGACGCCTGGATTATCGCAATAATTATAATtccaattataataataatagctacaataacaactacaCACATCAGCAATATGGCTATCAACATCAGCAACAGCAAGGTCCTTACCATCACCATCAGCattatcagcaacaacaacagcagcagcaacatcatCATCATGCACACAATGTGAACAGCGGCGCCACAGACAAGTCGCGTCGTAAATCAACTTCCTCAGTGCCACCTTCGGAGAAATCCGATTCTAGTGATCTCGATTCGGTGCATTCCTTGCCCATAGAATCAACCACAGCTTCAGCGACCAAAAACAGACAGCGTCACAAGCAGTGTGACGCATCGACCACAACCACGCCAGAAACACCGAAGAGTACGGCGAGCGGTGGTTCACCAGGCTCGGCGCCGATTTCCTATGCACATATCGCCGCGGCAGCTGCTGCGGATCGTTGGCCCAGTCTCGATgcggcaaacaacaacaatgcaacggCAAATGGCATTAATAACTCGCCTACTATTGCCAACAATACGTGCGAGCAATTGCCGACACAAGTGGCCAACAATGCTGAAATTGCCACACCAGCCACACTGTCAAATGCCAGTAACAGCTCCTCCACGGCAGCAGCTGTTGCTGCCGCAGCAACAAGTACGGCCAGCAAACAGGGTAAGAGCAAGAAGCTCACCATCAAACCGGATTTCCCTGAGCTGGGTTCCAGCAATGCTACGATTGCGACGACGTCAGATAACAGCAAGCCAAACATAGCAGCCGCAGTCATACCTATAGTTGCCGCCGCATCGAAAACTATATCATATTCTCAGAGTCTAGTTGCCGCACCCGCACAAATAAACGCCCAGCCTAACATTGTAGCTATGGCAAACGGTGAAAAAGTGGCTGGCCACACAGTCGACGCAGCCGTTGCAGCAAGCGCTACCGCTGCTGTTACTGCTGTTACAGACAGCAATAACGTAACGGATGTCAACAAGGTTGAAGCCAGCAGT
The sequence above is drawn from the Bactrocera oleae isolate idBacOlea1 chromosome 5, idBacOlea1, whole genome shotgun sequence genome and encodes:
- the tyf gene encoding streptococcal hemagglutinin isoform X1; translated protein: MNNEISGKTLLSVTASIAATIIPDTPIVSIAGATLSEITTTTTSTTTTPTPTPTPTSFIPSNKTNKDHINANLPNNPMSDAAVAKSAGGNGTAAANNTTSNTPADTGGITGKNSSLEHTTIVNIANAGKTDDANTNASTDTKKSDISDLEEPELKKLLDEAYNYKTPKDKKDKSEIFLDLLQKVENEDLGITSTRTDSHRHHPHSQSRHQQKQGGSLQDLLQLPSDYRRQNHTSRHKKNTSVSSRQREGGSLPSNVNVANCLLSSFGQQSSVYTDKRVRRGILPGVESATVALNSNKTLVGVVGLAVSDPNANCLLNSFEQQTPVYADKPVRRILGLAGGDPNATTGGTGTSGSAGTNSVGVCSKDSGNSVGASVTSVIGGAGNMATTASGHSVGGTMATGAGIVNNPVKTANSISGSSDYIINIGDMIDIQQQQQILPSKAQDGGQGLPYYERVDIDMRIPRPNLHRGEGVDFAPAHSHHYVDEVIRFHQIDGGDGSLCESGEVAISVNNLGNKLKSAAASCSLPMPLDERYRSIKSVMGEKGDNAGVSLNAAVTAKSSGTITANSGVAISNSSNNSAGGVGTNSIGIGSYTKSLPLSRQTDENGNDCERQQHNSSSSSSITVSAGQSQAKAKAKKKPQKDNTIPVDVENEAGYRGKDPVEVLLKFIEEDSKQSGSGGSKFAENNKKKERKKEKVKQSKIKKSNSLEELRSCAKIDVGELKQSAATTESNNVTMRNKGSGGGGGKGGKNNSASIADINKNFDGGSKEGANTSPTSGGKSTTVVATNANTTASNRKGERRSWGTEELQYLGTEGSVGGAGSNSGSVASSGEDKVKEKKDKKSKEKDKDKDKERDVEKDKGKEKEKDKESDRQDKLTNNKLDGNTKLDKHDRNDKIEKAEKQEKIEKLERTDKLEKRKRSESIMHTPIANSVERQDAGTPIFSAIDLLSMNALISETAEFHVVTKKKKPKKQRASIDETHFTQNSNYNNSNNNSGHNSYNNNNNNNCGTTMRAHNMVLNAQKNNNNSNNNNNNNNVSQQQQQQQQQQQSRYKYHNNNAHGFNSYGNGGGSGSNNNSFGEDGRLDYRNNYNSNYNNNSYNNNYTHQQYGYQHQQQQGPYHHHQHYQQQQQQQQHHHHAHNVNSGATDKSRRKSTSSVPPSEKSDSSDLDSVHSLPIESTTASATKNRQRHKQCDASTTTTPETPKSTASGGSPGSAPISYAHIAAAAAADRWPSLDAANNNNATANGINNSPTIANNTCEQLPTQVANNAEIATPATLSNASNSSSTAAAVAAAATSTASKQGKSKKLTIKPDFPELGSSNATIATTSDNSKPNIAAAVIPIVAAASKTISYSQSLVAAPAQINAQPNIVAMANGEKVAGHTVDAAVAASATAAVTAVTDSNNVTDVNKVEASSGSTARLPQQQPMQQQQSPQQQMQTLKKSKSVEHDSYSFNSSNLDQQYPALAKTMKRNSATNVSISPPTAAATLVAGAVCSSGIPTLAASSMPPANAASSTKFNFAAAAKQLVVKSCSVSQSLLTQDSSPAAAAATQPATVAAITTSGAPAAYTAVPANAAITAITAAANVTMAPVTMPARKSKEKSPTAVFAPPTANNALANATTNLAAQTAELSAAFITARKSKKEKSQPVLSTDATISLTTNSEPHAHVAQKLSTATQTQATSMDIVTSGKTTRSQPNMDAGSETVVMPPIVSKPQRLHVSNATNSGKSHTAAAATTASNFANAGAVVGALNCSAPSNRPAVIILNDDRAGDSSAVGIEFTFGDFNEDELKFFDDNLAEDECTDELAADELATQQQLQPAIAATLSTAVANSAHTKNAVAPVELASDNNVTPFVENVALYAAVRATSPQPTFIGPPLSNIPVVKDIAHIVKTPVIAVVNVVSNSVDQANVIDNNSAVSAAANDAELQQQQQQQLQRRNSETQKLQQLETCNDIETAIIAAARAAAEQQQQQPPMQPPPLQQQRSYRHKHQQQYRSTSYGNAYEPPQQREQRSQSAYTRDTPNNYQQQHHYHSQYHQQQHYHYHQSSSSNSASRSRSSSSNNNANSYDVSGSTPPPQSPNATAAVVVNMQRKEFDIHFIPPTVSNAYNALQHNEIIVDFIGSAWEEVAKVTKFYEGQ
- the tyf gene encoding streptococcal hemagglutinin isoform X2, producing the protein MLGSVENAQAVGFPVYVRPGANKGKSDISDLEEPELKKLLDEAYNYKTPKDKKDKSEIFLDLLQKVENEDLGITSTRTDSHRHHPHSQSRHQQKQGGSLQDLLQLPSDYRRQNHTSRHKKNTSVSSRQREGGSLPSNVNVANCLLSSFGQQSSVYTDKRVRRGILPGVESATVALNSNKTLVGVVGLAVSDPNANCLLNSFEQQTPVYADKPVRRILGLAGGDPNATTGGTGTSGSAGTNSVGVCSKDSGNSVGASVTSVIGGAGNMATTASGHSVGGTMATGAGIVNNPVKTANSISGSSDYIINIGDMIDIQQQQQILPSKAQDGGQGLPYYERVDIDMRIPRPNLHRGEGVDFAPAHSHHYVDEVIRFHQIDGGDGSLCESGEVAISVNNLGNKLKSAAASCSLPMPLDERYRSIKSVMGEKGDNAGVSLNAAVTAKSSGTITANSGVAISNSSNNSAGGVGTNSIGIGSYTKSLPLSRQTDENGNDCERQQHNSSSSSSITVSAGQSQAKAKAKKKPQKDNTIPVDVENEAGYRGKDPVEVLLKFIEEDSKQSGSGGSKFAENNKKKERKKEKVKQSKIKKSNSLEELRSCAKIDVGELKQSAATTESNNVTMRNKGSGGGGGKGGKNNSASIADINKNFDGGSKEGANTSPTSGGKSTTVVATNANTTASNRKGERRSWGTEELQYLGTEGSVGGAGSNSGSVASSGEDKVKEKKDKKSKEKDKDKDKERDVEKDKGKEKEKDKESDRQDKLTNNKLDGNTKLDKHDRNDKIEKAEKQEKIEKLERTDKLEKRKRSESIMHTPIANSVERQDAGTPIFSAIDLLSMNALISETAEFHVVTKKKKPKKQRASIDETHFTQNSNYNNSNNNSGHNSYNNNNNNNCGTTMRAHNMVLNAQKNNNNSNNNNNNNNVSQQQQQQQQQQQSRYKYHNNNAHGFNSYGNGGGSGSNNNSFGEDGRLDYRNNYNSNYNNNSYNNNYTHQQYGYQHQQQQGPYHHHQHYQQQQQQQQHHHHAHNVNSGATDKSRRKSTSSVPPSEKSDSSDLDSVHSLPIESTTASATKNRQRHKQCDASTTTTPETPKSTASGGSPGSAPISYAHIAAAAAADRWPSLDAANNNNATANGINNSPTIANNTCEQLPTQVANNAEIATPATLSNASNSSSTAAAVAAAATSTASKQGKSKKLTIKPDFPELGSSNATIATTSDNSKPNIAAAVIPIVAAASKTISYSQSLVAAPAQINAQPNIVAMANGEKVAGHTVDAAVAASATAAVTAVTDSNNVTDVNKVEASSGSTARLPQQQPMQQQQSPQQQMQTLKKSKSVEHDSYSFNSSNLDQQYPALAKTMKRNSATNVSISPPTAAATLVAGAVCSSGIPTLAASSMPPANAASSTKFNFAAAAKQLVVKSCSVSQSLLTQDSSPAAAAATQPATVAAITTSGAPAAYTAVPANAAITAITAAANVTMAPVTMPARKSKEKSPTAVFAPPTANNALANATTNLAAQTAELSAAFITARKSKKEKSQPVLSTDATISLTTNSEPHAHVAQKLSTATQTQATSMDIVTSGKTTRSQPNMDAGSETVVMPPIVSKPQRLHVSNATNSGKSHTAAAATTASNFANAGAVVGALNCSAPSNRPAVIILNDDRAGDSSAVGIEFTFGDFNEDELKFFDDNLAEDECTDELAADELATQQQLQPAIAATLSTAVANSAHTKNAVAPVELASDNNVTPFVENVALYAAVRATSPQPTFIGPPLSNIPVVKDIAHIVKTPVIAVVNVVSNSVDQANVIDNNSAVSAAANDAELQQQQQQQLQRRNSETQKLQQLETCNDIETAIIAAARAAAEQQQQQPPMQPPPLQQQRSYRHKHQQQYRSTSYGNAYEPPQQREQRSQSAYTRDTPNNYQQQHHYHSQYHQQQHYHYHQSSSSNSASRSRSSSSNNNANSYDVSGSTPPPQSPNATAAVVVNMQRKEFDIHFIPPTVSNAYNALQHNEIIVDFIGSAWEEVAKVTKFYEGQ